A region of Burkholderia lata DNA encodes the following proteins:
- a CDS encoding flavin-containing monooxygenase, with protein MTKNQADSCSPEHVEVLIIGAGISGIDAACHLRMNLPDRSFAILEAMDGFGGTWWTHRYPGARSDSDLYTYAFGFRPWQGRSIATADEIHSYLGDVIKEYDLGSKIRYGHRVQTVSWSSEQKRWTVEVSRNDTGEHFSITTDFLWLGAGYYDHRQGFTPKWNGFDRYKGTVIHPQHWPEDLDYAGKRVVVIGSGATAATLIPAMAGTAAHVTMLQRSPTFFTAVPWTHQLDATLRELSLPEEWRSEILRRAHLKQTFDLINLAAANPDAVRDWLINETRQQLPEGFDVDKHFNPGYRPWQQRVAAVPEGDLFTAIRDGKASVVTDTIESFDENGITLASGEHLQADIVVTATGFDMSAFGQIAFHVDGDPVDMTKRVSYRGMMIEGIPNMAFIYGYYRSSWTLRADLVCEFTCRVLAHMDKVGAKTVEPRLRAEDADMQRLPWTDPNNFNAGYVMRSQHQMHSRGDRMPWQHHFEYEEERQTIPELSPDAEVLVYR; from the coding sequence ATGACTAAGAATCAAGCAGATTCGTGTTCGCCTGAGCACGTAGAGGTACTAATCATCGGGGCGGGGATCTCGGGGATCGATGCCGCTTGCCATCTCCGCATGAACCTGCCGGACCGCTCGTTCGCCATCCTGGAAGCGATGGATGGATTCGGCGGTACGTGGTGGACCCATCGCTACCCCGGCGCGCGTTCCGACAGCGACCTGTACACGTATGCGTTCGGCTTTCGCCCGTGGCAGGGCCGCTCGATCGCGACGGCAGACGAGATCCACAGCTATCTGGGCGATGTCATCAAGGAGTATGACCTCGGCTCGAAGATCCGCTACGGGCATCGTGTTCAAACGGTGAGCTGGTCAAGCGAACAGAAGCGCTGGACGGTCGAGGTATCGCGCAACGATACGGGCGAACACTTCTCGATCACCACCGACTTCCTGTGGCTGGGGGCCGGGTACTACGACCATCGCCAGGGCTTTACGCCGAAGTGGAACGGGTTCGATCGCTACAAGGGAACGGTCATTCACCCGCAGCACTGGCCGGAAGACCTCGACTATGCCGGCAAGCGCGTGGTCGTGATCGGCTCGGGCGCGACGGCCGCGACGCTGATTCCGGCGATGGCCGGCACCGCGGCGCACGTGACGATGCTGCAACGGTCGCCGACGTTCTTCACGGCGGTTCCCTGGACCCACCAGCTGGACGCGACGCTTCGCGAACTGAGCCTGCCCGAAGAATGGCGCTCCGAGATTCTGCGGCGTGCGCACCTGAAGCAGACGTTCGACCTGATCAACCTGGCCGCAGCGAACCCGGACGCCGTTCGCGACTGGCTGATCAACGAGACCCGGCAACAGCTGCCGGAAGGGTTCGACGTCGACAAGCACTTCAACCCCGGCTATCGCCCGTGGCAGCAGCGCGTGGCGGCGGTGCCCGAGGGCGACCTCTTCACGGCCATCCGGGACGGGAAAGCGTCCGTCGTGACGGACACCATCGAATCGTTCGACGAAAACGGCATCACGTTGGCGTCGGGCGAGCACCTGCAGGCGGACATCGTCGTGACGGCGACCGGCTTCGATATGAGCGCTTTCGGCCAGATCGCGTTTCACGTCGACGGCGATCCGGTCGACATGACCAAGCGGGTCTCGTATCGCGGAATGATGATCGAGGGTATCCCGAACATGGCGTTCATCTACGGCTACTACCGGTCGAGCTGGACGCTGCGCGCCGATCTCGTCTGCGAATTCACCTGCCGCGTCCTGGCGCATATGGACAAGGTGGGGGCGAAGACGGTGGAACCGCGCCTGCGCGCCGAAGACGCCGACATGCAGCGGCTGCCGTGGACGGACCCGAACAACTTCAATGCCGGGTACGTGATGCGGTCGCAACACCAGATGCACTCGCGTGGCGATCGCATGCCGTGGCAGCACCACTTCGAGTACGAGGAGGAGCGCCAGACCATTCCGGAATTGAGCCCGGATGCCGAAGTCCTCGTGTATCGCTGA
- a CDS encoding alpha/beta hydrolase yields MALDLHLAGFLESLAGSGAKPLPQSSPEEARGLMQHLARAVRAPEAVVDVHGVEDLTVPGATGSLRARLYRPTQERNLPTVVYLHGGGFVIGDLDTHDNICRELARGANAVVVSVDYRLAPEHPYPAAADDAIAATKWVIANAGELGGSDVVAVAGDSAGGNLAAVVTQQLHADGISLSAQFLIYPAVAQDRAGFPSFKENGEGYFLDLETIAWFERHYVLDGTDREDPRLAPIRAKDLAGLPPAVILTAEFDPLRDEGEAYGRLLHASGVKVDTIRCDGMIHGFFDMGAISPGAQAWIEKGIASFRKVLGGAQHH; encoded by the coding sequence ATGGCACTCGATTTGCACCTCGCTGGTTTTCTCGAATCCCTTGCCGGGTCCGGCGCGAAACCGCTGCCGCAGTCCAGCCCGGAAGAGGCTCGTGGATTGATGCAGCATCTGGCGCGCGCCGTTCGCGCACCGGAGGCCGTGGTCGACGTTCACGGCGTGGAAGACCTGACCGTTCCCGGCGCGACCGGATCGCTGCGGGCGCGGCTGTACCGTCCGACCCAGGAGCGCAATCTGCCGACGGTCGTCTATCTCCATGGCGGCGGATTCGTCATCGGCGATCTGGATACGCACGACAACATTTGCCGGGAGCTGGCGCGCGGCGCCAACGCGGTCGTCGTCTCGGTGGATTACCGGCTGGCGCCGGAGCATCCGTATCCGGCCGCGGCGGACGATGCGATTGCCGCCACCAAATGGGTCATCGCGAACGCGGGTGAGCTGGGCGGCAGCGACGTGGTGGCGGTGGCCGGAGACAGCGCCGGCGGCAATCTGGCCGCGGTCGTGACCCAGCAACTGCACGCCGACGGCATTTCGCTGTCCGCGCAGTTCCTGATCTACCCCGCGGTCGCGCAGGATCGCGCCGGCTTTCCTTCCTTCAAGGAAAACGGCGAAGGCTACTTTCTCGACCTCGAGACGATCGCCTGGTTCGAGCGACATTACGTGCTCGACGGTACCGACCGGGAGGATCCGCGACTGGCGCCGATCCGTGCGAAGGACCTTGCCGGGTTGCCGCCTGCCGTCATCCTGACCGCCGAATTCGATCCGCTGCGTGACGAGGGCGAGGCCTATGGCCGCTTGCTCCACGCGAGCGGCGTCAAGGTCGACACGATCCGGTGCGACGGCATGATTCACGGCTTCTTCGACATGGGGGCAATTTCCCCGGGCGCCCAGGCGTGGATCGAGAAGGGCATCGCGAGCTTTCGAAAGGTACTCGGCGGCGCGCAGCACCATTGA
- a CDS encoding GMC family oxidoreductase, with protein MKNSFDYLVVGGGSAGSVLASRLTEDPDVTLCLFEAGGTGDGWPINVPAALVLMVPSRLNNWAFETVPQKGLQGRRGYQPRGKALGGSSAINAMVYTRGHHADYDDWAALGNEGWAWNDVFPYFKRSEHNERLGNEWHGRGGPLWVSDLRTGNPFQGRWLEAARQCGLPITDDFNGAEQEGVGIYQVTQKNGERWSAARAYLFPHMKARGNLTVETGAQVRRIVFDGKRAVGVEVTRGGNVETVWAKKEVILSAGAFQSPQLLMLSGVGPKDELERHGIKVVADLPGVGENLQDHPDFVVSYKTNSLDALGVSVRGGIKTLRDIRQYRASRDGTMTTNFAEGGAFLKTRPDLERPDVQMHFVVGPVSDHGRKVQLGHGISCHVCLLRPKSRGSVKLRSADPLDAPLIDPAFLEHADDIEVLLEGYKLTRRLMAAPAMSQFVTEDLFASRSRSDDDIRALLRERTDTVYHPVGTCRMGNDALAVVDAELRVRGTEGLRVVDASIMPTLVGANTNAPTIMIGEKASDLIRRISRFPVAMSA; from the coding sequence GTGAAGAACTCATTCGATTATCTTGTTGTAGGCGGCGGCTCGGCAGGCAGTGTGCTGGCTTCGCGTTTGACCGAAGACCCCGATGTGACGCTCTGCCTCTTCGAAGCCGGCGGCACCGGCGATGGATGGCCCATCAACGTGCCGGCCGCGCTGGTGCTGATGGTCCCGTCCCGGCTGAACAACTGGGCGTTCGAGACGGTGCCCCAAAAGGGGCTGCAGGGGCGACGCGGCTACCAGCCGCGCGGCAAGGCGTTGGGCGGATCGTCGGCGATCAATGCGATGGTGTACACGCGCGGCCATCATGCCGACTACGACGATTGGGCCGCGCTTGGCAACGAAGGCTGGGCCTGGAACGACGTCTTCCCCTATTTCAAGCGAAGCGAACACAACGAGCGCCTCGGCAATGAATGGCACGGGCGCGGCGGCCCGCTGTGGGTCAGCGACCTCAGGACGGGCAATCCGTTTCAGGGCCGTTGGCTGGAGGCCGCGCGTCAGTGCGGCTTGCCCATCACGGACGATTTCAACGGTGCGGAGCAGGAAGGCGTCGGCATCTACCAGGTGACCCAGAAGAATGGCGAGCGCTGGAGTGCGGCACGTGCCTATCTCTTTCCGCACATGAAGGCCCGCGGCAACCTGACGGTGGAGACGGGCGCGCAGGTCAGGCGCATCGTGTTCGACGGCAAACGGGCCGTTGGTGTCGAGGTCACGCGTGGGGGGAATGTCGAGACGGTCTGGGCGAAGAAGGAGGTGATCCTTTCCGCGGGCGCGTTTCAATCGCCTCAGTTGCTGATGTTGTCCGGCGTCGGGCCGAAGGACGAACTCGAGCGTCACGGGATCAAGGTCGTCGCCGATCTCCCGGGCGTGGGGGAGAACCTGCAGGATCACCCGGACTTCGTTGTCAGCTACAAGACGAACAGCCTGGACGCGCTGGGGGTATCGGTACGCGGCGGGATCAAGACGTTGCGCGACATCCGGCAATACCGGGCGTCGCGGGACGGCACGATGACGACCAACTTCGCGGAAGGCGGCGCCTTCCTGAAGACGCGTCCCGATCTGGAGCGACCGGACGTTCAGATGCACTTCGTCGTGGGGCCCGTCAGCGATCATGGAAGGAAGGTGCAGCTCGGACATGGTATTTCGTGTCACGTGTGCCTGCTGAGGCCGAAAAGCCGTGGATCGGTCAAGCTGCGAAGCGCCGATCCGCTGGACGCGCCGTTGATCGACCCGGCATTCCTCGAGCACGCGGATGATATCGAAGTCCTGCTCGAGGGCTACAAGCTGACCCGGCGGTTGATGGCGGCGCCCGCCATGTCCCAGTTCGTGACGGAAGACCTGTTCGCGTCCCGGTCGCGATCGGACGACGACATTCGTGCGTTGCTGCGCGAACGGACCGACACGGTGTACCACCCGGTAGGAACGTGTCGCATGGGGAACGATGCGCTCGCCGTCGTCGACGCTGAGTTGCGCGTACGGGGAACGGAAGGCTTGCGTGTGGTCGATGCCTCCATCATGCCGACGCTGGTGGGTGCGAACACGAATGCGCCGACTATCATGATTGGGGAGAAAGCCTCGGATCTGATCCGGAGGATCTCGCGATTCCCGGTTGCGATGTCGGCGTGA
- a CDS encoding response regulator transcription factor, with protein MHSLILIADDAPEMASTLDTCLTRNGFRTFQTNTSQAVLATQLNLKPDLVILDVRELCADTLDMLARLRRQSDTPIVVMSACDLDGERLRALHAGADDYIVRPFNPDVVVARLLTMLRRSGALAPERRLRVGALEVDTESYRVGVRTSSGEAPVSVTLVEFRLLAHMARLPNRAFTRIELLNACMTDVSTSTRTVDSHMTRLRKKLVAAGASGILECVHGVGYRLQKAG; from the coding sequence ATGCACTCGCTCATACTCATCGCGGATGACGCACCGGAAATGGCGTCAACGCTCGATACCTGCCTGACTCGCAACGGGTTTCGAACCTTTCAGACCAACACCTCCCAGGCCGTGCTTGCCACGCAACTGAACCTGAAGCCGGATCTGGTCATTCTCGACGTCCGTGAACTGTGTGCGGATACCCTGGACATGCTGGCCAGGCTTCGACGACAAAGCGATACCCCCATCGTCGTCATGTCGGCGTGTGATCTGGACGGGGAGCGGCTGCGTGCACTGCACGCCGGCGCTGACGACTACATCGTCAGGCCGTTCAACCCGGATGTAGTCGTCGCGCGATTGCTCACGATGCTTCGCCGCTCTGGTGCGCTCGCGCCTGAACGCCGTCTCCGGGTTGGCGCGCTCGAAGTCGATACGGAAAGCTATAGGGTGGGCGTGCGGACGTCCTCCGGTGAAGCGCCGGTTTCCGTGACACTCGTCGAATTCCGCCTGCTGGCCCACATGGCCAGGCTGCCGAATCGGGCATTTACGCGCATCGAATTGCTCAATGCATGCATGACAGACGTAAGCACATCCACACGCACCGTCGACAGCCACATGACCCGGCTACGGAAAAAGCTGGTGGCCGCAGGGGCGTCGGGCATCCTGGAATGCGTGCACGGCGTCGGCTATCGCCTGCAAAAAGCCGGCTGA
- a CDS encoding WD40/YVTN/BNR-like repeat-containing protein — MTMNRKVLSLSASIVVFGALLGGMQSAVSASELKPVPAVQSSIATQSPVLDATWAGQRVVSVGANGIILLSDNRGATYRQAKAVPVSSTLTSVSFIDARTGWAVGHWGAILKTTDGGETWEVQRLATTEDRPLFGVHFIDADHGVAVGLWSLILVTDDGGKTWTKKEAVLPNGKKSDLNLFGLFSNSNGEIFATAEKGQLFISKDKGNTWENVETGYKGSFWCGVALPNGVLLVGGLRGTLMRSEDNGHTWSRATLDTKNSITALASRGSTVLAVGVDGLQAQSTDDGKTFQRLNTQTGTTYTAALPSPGDKWLVFSRDGVVAQ, encoded by the coding sequence ATGACCATGAATCGCAAGGTTCTCTCCCTGTCGGCCAGTATCGTCGTCTTCGGCGCGCTGCTGGGCGGCATGCAAAGCGCGGTATCCGCATCGGAACTCAAGCCCGTTCCGGCCGTCCAGTCCAGCATCGCGACGCAGTCCCCGGTGCTGGATGCGACGTGGGCAGGCCAGCGGGTGGTAAGTGTCGGCGCAAACGGCATCATCCTGCTGTCCGACAACCGCGGTGCGACGTACCGCCAGGCCAAGGCGGTGCCCGTGAGCTCGACACTGACGTCCGTCAGTTTCATCGACGCCCGGACGGGGTGGGCAGTCGGCCACTGGGGCGCGATCCTGAAGACGACCGACGGCGGCGAGACGTGGGAGGTTCAGCGTCTCGCGACGACCGAGGATCGCCCGCTGTTCGGCGTTCACTTCATCGATGCCGACCACGGCGTGGCCGTCGGACTCTGGTCGCTCATCCTCGTCACCGATGACGGCGGCAAGACCTGGACAAAAAAGGAAGCCGTTCTCCCGAACGGCAAGAAGTCGGACCTGAATCTGTTCGGTCTTTTTTCGAACAGCAATGGCGAGATCTTTGCTACGGCCGAGAAGGGGCAACTCTTCATCTCCAAGGATAAGGGCAACACCTGGGAGAACGTGGAGACCGGGTACAAGGGGTCGTTCTGGTGCGGTGTGGCGCTGCCCAATGGTGTGCTGCTGGTCGGCGGGCTGCGCGGCACGTTGATGCGAAGCGAGGACAACGGCCACACCTGGTCACGCGCGACGCTCGACACCAAAAATTCCATTACCGCGCTCGCGTCCCGAGGCTCCACGGTATTGGCAGTGGGCGTCGACGGGCTGCAGGCTCAAAGCACCGATGATGGAAAGACGTTCCAGCGCCTGAACACCCAGACCGGGACGACGTACACCGCGGCACTCCCCTCGCCTGGCGACAAGTGGCTGGTTTTTTCTCGCGACGGGGTCGTCGCGCAGTAA
- a CDS encoding efflux RND transporter permease subunit: protein MNQTPVPDAARPSKLLRILHSLENTLFGHRRLVLGLLVLFTVVMACFAVKLRMDAGFEKQLPLGHEYTQTFNEYRGDLLGANRLIVVVKARKGSIWTPDALKRLYEVTQAVTFLPNVSRSSVQSLWTPNSFVNEITEDGFRADPLIPGTVTPDQLDSNTVGAISRSTAQGGFVGSLVSRDQSSAMVTADLNELDAKGERVDYVAFDQALEAQLRSKFEDSNYEIQIIGFAKQIGDIANGASSVLKFCAIALLLTALAVYWYCRSIRLTILPLTCSLVSLVWQFGTLHLLGYGLDPLGVLVPFLVFAIGVSHGVQQINFIVREISHGKSVEQAARSSFSGLLIPGTLALVTAFVSFVTLILIPIPMVRELAITASLGVAYKIVTNLVMLPLAASMLKVDGNYAKNAELHAARRGRVLRVLAKVAIPRNAAIILLAAVVVFCVAAWESRDRVVGTLQAGAPELRADARFNKDSVSIASSYDVGLDWISIVFEAPPQSCNNVEVGAYQDRFVWSMRAVPGVLSVVSFSSLLRQYNEGYNEGNPKMSAIPIDPDNYSSLAGEVARTPGVMRKDCSMTAVNIYLADHKATTITQVINAAKHFRDTNKLPGVKIRLASGNAGVLAAVNDEIERSELPMMLYVYTTIVLLVLVTYRDLRAVLACCLPLTIGTFIGYWFMKELQIGLTVATLPVMVLAVGIGVDYAFYIYNRLQLHLANGVGIVKALEQSILEIGTATIFTAITLAIGVATWSFSELKFQADMGKLLAFMFIVNMVMAMTVLPAFAVWLERIFPRRRPARAPGLLAH from the coding sequence ATGAATCAAACGCCTGTTCCCGACGCAGCCCGGCCCAGCAAGCTGCTAAGAATTCTTCATTCGCTGGAAAATACGCTGTTCGGTCACAGGCGTCTCGTTCTGGGGCTTCTGGTTCTCTTCACGGTCGTCATGGCCTGCTTCGCCGTCAAGCTTCGCATGGACGCCGGGTTCGAGAAGCAGCTTCCGCTCGGCCACGAATACACGCAGACGTTCAACGAGTATCGCGGCGACCTGCTCGGCGCCAACCGTTTGATCGTCGTCGTCAAGGCCCGCAAGGGCAGCATCTGGACGCCGGATGCGTTGAAGCGCCTGTATGAAGTCACCCAGGCGGTCACGTTCCTGCCGAACGTGTCTCGCAGCAGCGTTCAATCGCTCTGGACTCCGAATTCGTTCGTCAACGAGATTACCGAAGACGGATTCCGGGCCGACCCGCTCATTCCCGGCACCGTGACGCCCGATCAGCTCGACAGCAACACGGTCGGCGCCATTTCGCGCTCGACGGCCCAGGGCGGCTTCGTCGGCAGCCTCGTGTCGCGCGACCAGAGCAGCGCAATGGTCACCGCCGACCTCAACGAGCTGGATGCCAAAGGTGAGCGGGTCGACTATGTGGCATTCGATCAGGCGCTCGAAGCGCAGTTGCGATCGAAGTTCGAGGATTCGAACTATGAAATCCAGATCATCGGCTTCGCGAAACAGATTGGCGATATCGCAAACGGCGCATCGTCCGTCCTGAAGTTCTGCGCGATCGCCCTGCTCCTGACCGCGTTGGCCGTCTACTGGTACTGCCGCTCCATTCGCCTGACGATCCTGCCGCTGACATGCTCGCTGGTCTCGCTCGTCTGGCAGTTCGGCACGCTGCATCTCCTCGGCTACGGGCTCGACCCGTTGGGCGTGCTGGTTCCGTTCCTCGTGTTCGCGATCGGCGTGTCGCACGGCGTCCAGCAGATCAATTTCATCGTTCGCGAGATCTCCCATGGCAAGTCGGTCGAGCAAGCCGCTCGGTCCAGCTTCAGCGGGCTGCTGATTCCCGGCACGCTCGCCCTGGTGACCGCGTTCGTTTCCTTCGTCACGCTGATCCTGATTCCGATCCCGATGGTTCGCGAGCTCGCGATCACCGCGTCGCTCGGCGTGGCGTACAAGATCGTCACGAACCTGGTGATGCTCCCGCTGGCAGCGTCGATGCTCAAGGTCGACGGCAATTATGCAAAGAATGCGGAGCTGCATGCCGCTCGTCGTGGCCGCGTGCTCCGGGTTCTCGCAAAAGTCGCCATTCCGCGCAATGCCGCGATCATCCTGCTGGCGGCCGTCGTGGTGTTCTGCGTGGCGGCCTGGGAAAGCCGGGATCGCGTCGTCGGCACGCTGCAGGCAGGCGCGCCCGAGCTTCGCGCCGACGCCCGGTTCAACAAGGATTCGGTGTCCATTGCGTCGAGCTACGACGTCGGCCTCGACTGGATTTCCATCGTCTTCGAAGCGCCTCCCCAGTCTTGCAACAACGTGGAAGTCGGTGCCTATCAGGATCGCTTCGTCTGGTCGATGCGTGCCGTCCCCGGCGTGTTGTCGGTCGTTTCGTTCTCGTCGTTGCTGCGGCAATACAACGAGGGGTACAACGAAGGCAATCCCAAGATGTCGGCGATCCCCATCGACCCCGACAACTATTCATCGCTGGCCGGCGAGGTGGCCCGCACGCCCGGCGTCATGCGCAAGGACTGCAGCATGACCGCGGTGAACATCTATCTGGCCGACCACAAGGCGACCACGATCACCCAGGTGATCAACGCCGCGAAGCATTTCCGCGATACGAACAAGCTGCCGGGCGTGAAGATCCGGCTCGCCTCCGGAAACGCCGGCGTGCTGGCCGCGGTCAACGACGAAATCGAGCGCAGCGAATTGCCGATGATGCTTTACGTCTATACGACCATCGTCCTGCTCGTCCTCGTCACGTACCGTGACCTGCGCGCGGTCCTCGCATGCTGCCTGCCACTGACGATCGGCACGTTCATCGGCTACTGGTTCATGAAGGAGCTGCAGATCGGCCTGACCGTCGCCACGCTGCCCGTGATGGTGCTGGCGGTGGGCATCGGCGTCGACTATGCGTTCTATATCTACAACCGGCTGCAGCTGCATCTCGCCAACGGTGTCGGCATCGTCAAGGCGCTCGAACAATCGATCCTCGAGATCGGGACGGCCACCATCTTTACGGCCATCACGCTCGCTATCGGCGTCGCCACCTGGTCGTTCTCCGAGCTCAAGTTCCAGGCGGACATGGGCAAGCTCCTGGCGTTCATGTTCATCGTCAACATGGTCATGGCCATGACGGTCCTGCCCGCCTTCGCCGTCTGGCTCGAGCGCATCTTCCCGCGCCGCCGGCCCGCGCGCGCACCCGGCCTGCTCGCACATTGA
- a CDS encoding DUF1302 domain-containing protein has product MATTTSLQPRSSVVFVRAAISALVALGCGSAHAFTFTIGNVEGSFDSTVSAGVGIRTASPSSNLVSPTYNAATGAQTGGGRLGQLSGLSDQGDINYGKGDPFTSYLKGSHELLLKMPSQGLTFMARGTWQYDYSGTHTTGATSGQNLFYNPPPSLNGGLSSDAEKNIRFKPRLLDLWVSKQFNVGDQIARIRVGNQVVSWGESIWEVGGVNATNAIDVNRASQPGAQVKEFILPAPILSVASGVGHGVNVEGYIQSNWNQNYLPPVGSYWSNQIVGPGNNAYGVSTVHPKNGGQYGFSIRYQPAGTDLNLGFYTIAYHDKFPQVSLSSTGGTIFRFPEDRHMIGVSANFPVGDWAIGTELSYRPRDAVPLNPASGCVAQGGNCWVDEKRFQWHLTTLYSLQPGNSGAFLKLLGAQTATLTTETVIIAYPGLHKSYGGSPISPGALLWGNEFNDLFATGALNSPGSAQGTKYSGGIDVDFNWVYDGTVIPGWQVNPGIYVRYGLFGNTPNVNAQFMRGVTAMNLYVNFIQNPANWQVALNYTRFMGPTNPLANPLRDRDFVAIVASRNF; this is encoded by the coding sequence ATGGCTACCACCACCTCATTACAGCCCCGATCCAGCGTGGTCTTCGTGCGCGCGGCGATCTCGGCGCTTGTCGCCCTCGGGTGCGGCAGCGCGCACGCCTTCACGTTCACGATCGGGAATGTCGAAGGCAGTTTCGATTCGACGGTATCGGCGGGCGTCGGCATTCGCACTGCCTCGCCGAGCAGCAATCTCGTCTCGCCGACCTACAATGCGGCCACCGGTGCGCAGACCGGTGGTGGCCGACTCGGTCAATTGAGCGGCCTTTCCGACCAGGGCGACATCAACTACGGCAAGGGCGATCCGTTCACGAGCTATCTCAAGGGCAGCCACGAGCTGCTCCTGAAGATGCCGTCGCAGGGGCTCACGTTCATGGCACGTGGCACCTGGCAATACGACTACTCCGGCACCCACACCACAGGTGCCACCAGCGGGCAGAACCTTTTCTATAACCCGCCACCCAGCCTGAACGGCGGGCTCTCGTCCGACGCCGAGAAGAACATCCGCTTCAAGCCGCGCTTGCTCGACCTGTGGGTCAGCAAGCAGTTCAACGTCGGCGACCAGATTGCGCGCATCCGCGTGGGTAACCAGGTCGTCAGCTGGGGCGAAAGCATCTGGGAAGTTGGCGGGGTCAATGCGACGAATGCGATCGACGTGAATCGCGCGTCCCAACCCGGCGCGCAGGTCAAGGAATTCATCCTGCCTGCACCGATCCTGAGCGTCGCGTCCGGCGTGGGTCACGGCGTGAACGTCGAAGGGTACATCCAGAGCAACTGGAACCAGAATTACCTGCCCCCGGTTGGCAGCTATTGGTCGAATCAGATCGTCGGGCCCGGCAACAACGCGTATGGCGTCTCGACCGTCCATCCGAAGAACGGCGGGCAGTATGGTTTTTCCATTCGCTACCAGCCCGCGGGAACGGACCTGAATCTCGGTTTCTACACGATCGCGTACCACGACAAGTTCCCGCAAGTGTCGCTGAGTTCGACGGGCGGGACGATCTTCCGGTTTCCGGAAGACCGTCACATGATCGGTGTCAGCGCCAACTTCCCGGTTGGCGACTGGGCGATCGGCACCGAGCTCTCGTACCGTCCGCGAGACGCCGTTCCGCTGAATCCGGCCAGTGGATGCGTCGCGCAAGGGGGGAACTGCTGGGTCGACGAGAAGCGATTCCAGTGGCACCTGACGACCCTCTACTCGCTCCAGCCGGGCAATTCCGGTGCATTCCTCAAGCTGCTCGGCGCCCAGACCGCCACCCTGACGACCGAGACGGTGATCATTGCGTATCCCGGGCTTCACAAGAGCTATGGCGGGTCGCCGATTTCTCCGGGTGCGCTTCTGTGGGGGAATGAGTTCAATGACCTGTTCGCGACCGGCGCACTCAACTCGCCGGGTAGTGCGCAGGGAACGAAATACTCCGGCGGGATCGACGTCGATTTCAACTGGGTTTACGACGGCACGGTCATTCCCGGGTGGCAGGTCAATCCGGGGATTTACGTCCGCTACGGCCTCTTCGGCAATACGCCGAACGTGAATGCCCAGTTCATGCGCGGCGTGACGGCGATGAACCTGTATGTGAATTTCATACAGAACCCGGCGAACTGGCAGGTCGCATTGAACTACACGCGCTTCATGGGCCCGACCAACCCGCTGGCCAACCCGCTACGTGATCGAGACTTCGTGGCAATCGTCGCATCTCGAAATTTCTGA